In one window of Tumebacillus algifaecis DNA:
- a CDS encoding antibiotic biosynthesis monooxygenase family protein, protein MFIAMNRLSVPADYRSHLEERFAGAGARMKDVPGCLEYQFLIPSEGDELIVYTKWESEDAFNAWTQSEAFNRAHQGANPNSPVKGDLRKYAVKYSS, encoded by the coding sequence ATGTTTATCGCAATGAACCGTTTGAGCGTTCCAGCCGATTACCGCTCGCACCTTGAAGAACGCTTTGCTGGTGCAGGAGCACGCATGAAAGACGTGCCGGGCTGCCTCGAATATCAATTTCTGATCCCGAGCGAAGGCGACGAATTGATCGTCTACACCAAATGGGAATCGGAGGACGCTTTCAACGCTTGGACACAGAGCGAAGCGTTCAACCGTGCTCACCAAGGCGCGAACCCGAACTCTCCGGTCAAAGGCGATCTGCGCAAGTATGCGGTAAAGTATTCTTCTTAA